In Naumovozyma castellii chromosome 1, complete genome, one DNA window encodes the following:
- the ERV46 gene encoding retrograde cargo receptor ERV46 (ancestral locus Anc_7.31) — protein MLAAKKRSAKLLSFDAFAKTEEEVRVRTNTGGIITLSCIIVTLYLLLNEWSQFNSVITSPQLVVDRDRNLKLELNFDVTFPSISCDLINLDIMDDSGELQLDLLDSAFTKIRVDADGNELGSSTLEVGTDDLASEVQQRNNDPDYCGSCYGSKVQDENDKLPRESRVCCQTCNDVREAYLNIGWGFFDGKGIEQCEKEGYVAKINEHLKEGCRVKGQTLLSRIQGNIHFAPGKSYTSYKRSTSASHYHDTSLYDKTSNLNFNHKINHLSFGKPIDKLDEKVQDHSTEFSISPLDGREVIPTDIDTHYHVYSYYAKIVPTRYEFLNKKEKSIETAQFSTTFHSRPLRGGRDADHPTTMHSQGGIPGLFIYFEMSAVKVINKEHHFRSWSSFLLNCITTVGSVLAVGTVSDKIFYRAQKSLQGKKNQ, from the coding sequence ATGCTAGCGGCCAAGAAACGATCAGCCAAATTGCTTTCATTTGATGCATTTGCAAagacagaagaagaagttcGAGTTAGAACGAACACAGGTGGTATAATAACCCTATCATGTATTATAGTGACATTATATCTATTACTAAATGAGTGGTCCCAATTTAATTCAGTTATTACCTCGCCACAATTAGTGGTTGATAGAGATAGAAACTTAAAGTTGGAACTGAATTTTGATGTTACCTTTCCCTCCATCTCGTGtgatttaataaatctGGATATCATGGATGATTCAGGGGAATTACAATTGGATTTACTAGATTCTGCATTTACTAAGATAAGAGTGGATGCTGATGGTAATGAGCTCGGGTCATCTACTTTGGAAGTTGGTACAGATGATTTAGCAAGTGAAgttcaacaaagaaataatgaTCCTGATTATTGTGGGTCGTGCTATGGCTCCAAAGTTCAAGATGAGAATGATAAATTACCACGAGAATCTCGTGTATGTTGTCAAACTTGTAACGATGTTAGAGAGGCATACTTAAACATAGGTTGGGGTTTCTTTGATGGGAAAGGAATTGAACAATGTGAAAAGGAAGGTTATGTAGCCAAGATCAATGAACATCTGAAAGAAGGATGTAGAGTTAAGGGACAAACACTATTGAGTCGAATTCAGGGGAACATACATTTCGCACCAGGGAAATCATACACTAGTTATAAAAGATCGACGTCGGCAAGTCATTATCATGATACTTCTCTATACGACAAAACCagtaatttgaattttaaCCATAAAATCAACCATTTAAGTTTTGGGAAGCCAATCGATAAGTTGGATGAGAAAGTTCAGGATCACTCAACAGAATTTTCCATTAGCCCATTGGATGGACGAGAAGTAATTCCAACAGACATTGATACACATTATCATGTTTACTCATATTACGCCAAAATTGTTCCAACAAGATATGAGTTTTTAAACAAAAAGGAGAAGTCGATCGAGACTGCTCAATTTAGTACAACATTCCATTCAAGGCCGTTAAGAGGTGGTAGAGACGCAGATCATCCTACAACGATGCATTCTCAAGGGGGTATTCCTGGTCTCTTTATATATTTCGAGATGTCAGCCGTCAAAGTCATCAATAAGGAACATCATTTCAGAAGCTGGTCTAGTTTCTTACTTAACTGCATTACAACAGTCGGAAGTGTTCTGGCTGTTGGAACCGTCTCTGATAAAATATTCTACAGGGCGCAAAAGTCCTTACAAgggaagaagaatcaatGA
- the CYC3 gene encoding holocytochrome c synthase CYC3 (ancestral locus Anc_7.38): protein MGWFWATPTNAITVQGGSLPSKDMMSGDISLCPVMGHNNTSKDDSSACPVMHKDAENINPLNNMPFSISSDKHSTQRLELPKDRTISSIPRGSDPSQNWEYPSPQQMYNAMVRKGKIDQNTGEEIPEDAVESMVYVHNFLNEGSWEEILKWEKPYTEQNQTMPKLLKFTGRPDSLSPKARWHHFLSNIFPSKYSSELPFDRHDWVVLRGEPTSNDVENPGYKKVRYVLDYYGGPDDENGMPTFNIDVRPALDNFENAKDRFNHFTKPILRKYFDKDE, encoded by the coding sequence atggGTTGGTTTTGGGCAACACCCACAAATGCTATCACTGTGCAAGGAGGTTCGCTGCCAAGTAAGGACATGATGTCCGGTGACATAAGTTTATGTCCGGTAATGGGTCATAACAATACATCCAAGGATGATAGTAGCGCATGTCCCGTTATGCATAAGGATGCAGAAAATATCAATCCTCTAAATAATATGCCGTTTTCCATATCATCAGATAAGCATTCCACGCAACGATTGGAGCTACCTAAAGATCGTACAATATCATCTATTCCCAGAGGATCAGATCCTTCTCAAAATTGGGAATATCCCTCTCCGCAACAAATGTACAATGCCATGGTTAGAAAGGGGAAGATTGATCAAAATACAGGTGAGGAAATCCCAGAGGACGCAGTTGAATCAATGGTTTATGTTCATAATTTCCTAAATGAAGGATCCTGGGAGGAAATCCTCAAATGGGAGAAACCTTATACTGAACAAAACCAAACAATGcccaaattattaaaattcaCGGGACGACCCGATTCCTTGAGTCCAAAGGCTAGATGGCACCATTTCCTTTCTAATATATTTCCATCAAAGTATTCTAGCGAGTTACCCTTCGATAGACATGATTGGGTTGTGCTAAGAGGTGAACCCACATCAAATGACGTGGAAAATCCAGGTTATAAGAAAGTAAGGTATGTGTTAGATTATTATGGTGGTCCTGATGACGAGAATGGGATGCCAACTTTTAATATTGATGTCCGACCTGCATTagataattttgaaaatgcCAAAGACCGTTTTAATCATTTTACAAAGCCTATTCTTcgaaaatattttgataaagatgaatga
- the CLN3 gene encoding cyclin CLN3 (ancestral locus Anc_7.36) — MALSSIHFKTQPTRPYLRDDSINIPSTTKNTIANGYPNMMMLSHTRKQNATRMARNPILMKRELQCHHRAISEYSIDQLNHLIRLEESKAFQSSFERFNSQPQINLKMRALIFDFIMYCHTRLNLSSSTLFLTFNILDVYASKFIVKSCNYQLLALTALWISSKYWEVKSHATTLKVLQSLCCNQYSIQQFKEMELHILKSFNWSVCSAPTYDSFIDMILFQDKSNIALNVNEIKLGALMLCELCSFDESISLSYDTQLIANVAVKLITLALNFKNLSQWQNFNLLVDQDDILAGNTNKQIFNDLLNLVCDEERYPSSFKFKYTKTQNNTVRNNSITHSIAPKIFDSLKKYQAQIQLDEFYKCCELDLNFMDVFGSDNYNETNVDLNTINDLHSQYSRKTSIGSVVLNNSFKRPSLPTPFASPDKAPNIFASTTPDSLFSNSSSTSSTTSSVMPLEKQTLSYPIPIPAISSMLPLTPTTPSILVQNKLKFTNDSRRPSMFPRKSVDSVSFVKTHHKRSSSSMDIDFTEEERGLKRVYNK, encoded by the coding sequence ATGGCTTTATCGTCCATTCATTTTAAAACACAACCAACAAGACCCTATTTAAGAGATGATTCCATTAATATACCTTCAACTACCAAAAACACAATCGCTAATGGCTATCCCAATATGATGATGCTATCACATACTAGAAAGCAAAATGCTACAAGAATGGCAAGAAATCCAATCttaatgaaaagagaattaCAATGCCATCATAGAGCTATCTCAGAATATAGCATCgatcaattgaatcattTGATCCGTCTAGAAGAATCTAAGGCATTTCAGTCAAGTTTTGAACGTTTCAATTCACAACCTCAaattaatttgaaaatgagaGCTTTGATCTTCGATTTCATAATGTACTGTCATACTAGATTGAatctttcatcatcaacttTGTTTTTaactttcaatatcttgGACGTGTATGCTTCCAAATTTATAGTGAAAAGTTGtaattatcaattattgGCTTTAACTGCACTATGGATAAGTTCCAAATATTGGGAAGTGAAAAGTCATGCAACAACCTTAAAGGTTTTACAAAGTCTTTGTTGTAATCAATATTCTATCCaacaatttaaagaaatggaattacatatattgaaatcattcaattggtCCGTTTGTTCTGCTCCTACTTATGattcattcattgatatgattttatttcaagATAAATCTAATATCGCTTTAAACGtcaatgaaataaaattagGTGCTTTAATGTTATGCGAACTGTGTTCCTTTGATGAAAGCATCTCTCTCAGTTATGATACTCAATTAATAGCTAACGTGGCTGTTAAATTAATAACTTTAGCATTGAACTTTAAGAATTTGAGTCAATGGcaaaattttaatttgttAGTAGATCAAGATGATATTCTTGCTGGTAATACTaacaaacaaatttttAACGATCTCTTAAACTTGGTCTGTGACGAAGAAAGATATCCTTCTagttttaaatttaaatatacTAAAACTCAGAATAATACCGTTAGAAATAACTCAATAACTCATTCCATTGCCCCTAAGATATTCGATTCcttaaaaaaatatcaagcGCAAATTCAATTGGATGAATTCTACAAATGTTGTGAATTAGATCTCAACTTCATGGATGTTTTCGGTAGCGATAATTATAATGAAACTAATGTCGACCTAAACACCATTAATGACTTGCATTCACAATACAGCAGGAAAACAAGTATCGGTTCTGttgttttaaataattcattcaaGAGACCATCTTTACCTACCCCATTTGCATCGCCTGATAAGGCTCCCAATATTTTTGCATCTACAACGCCTGATTCCCttttttctaattcttcttcaacttcttctacAACTTCATCAGTGATGCCACTGGAGAAGCAAACACTATCATATCCAATACCAATACCTGCCATCTCATCAATGCTACCATTAACTCCAACAACACCTTCAATTTTAgttcaaaataaattgaaatttacAAATGATAGTAGAAGGCCATCTATGTTCCCAAGGAAAAGTGTTGATAGTGTCTCTTTCGTAAAGACACATCATAAAAGatcctcatcatcaatgGACATAGATTTTactgaagaggaaagagGATTAAAGCGTGtatataataaatga
- the CDC24 gene encoding Rho family guanine nucleotide exchange factor CDC24 (ancestral locus Anc_7.32) codes for MAIHPSSNKKSSSTLSMADVSKGTSSVRHVSKTIQVMKPNIMNTAITEKDSLYYVCKMMKKRLASLPQLQPYLNLAYSSSEVLSERQSLLLSQKQQLFEKDSSSNSHRSVSSGFSNRDSNDAGTVTNPTLRSSSISASSFREDALSLDGLTYSASGTGHDHTNNNNLGNNSTMEGTLLTFSMGILPITMDCDPVTQLSQLFQQGSSLCIIFNAVKPQFKLPVVSSDDVKICKKSIYDFILGCKKHFAFNDEELFTISDVFANSTSHLMKVIDVVETLMNTAPDVFPPIEKLEEAERENGSSSPTTPTASSDYIKIIKEFVATERKYVHDLEILEKYKNQLLESNLITSEELYMLFPNLGDAIDFQRRFLISLEMNALVEPSKQRIGALFMHSKFFFKLYEPWSIGQNAAIDFLSSTLDKLTNVDFVINNKLELQSFLYKPVQRLCRYPLLLKELLSTFNKNESSSGKTSSELEIALDISKKIARSINENQRRTENHQVVKKLYGRVLNWKGYRITKFGELLYFDKVFISTNNSNESEREFDVYLFEKIIILFSEVTSKKSSSLILKKKNTSSTLNSTSSLTLNLSSNSSSSNHGQQPKHNSFDNHHNSLSNLNGLSYGNNSLSSTEPKLDLRGRIMIMNLNEIKPIKPRSLSITWESVKEQGNFLLKFKNEETRDNWSSCLQSLVRRIKSESYKSVHSNEFSTSSSLASPSSGGHRHNHDSVTSVNSGYMKHISDMLSPASNQHNSHYHNSKRESAVDNESKILSENYKNTIPANSILIRISFNSDFYTVLIDLDATVEKLLEMVRKKLNHLGKIAKVKYKDEDGDYVILESEDDWIVAKEMLNDNDEKMLNVWAYT; via the coding sequence ATGGCAATTCATCCGTCATCCAACAAAAAATCATCCTCGACATTATCCATGGCAGATGTCTCTAAAGGTACGAGCTCAGTAAGGCACGTCTCGAAGACCATACAGGTCATGAAACCAAACATTATGAATACAGCTATTACGGAGAAGGACTCCCTTTATTATGTTTGtaagatgatgaaaaaaagattGGCCAGTTTACCTCAATTACAACCATATTTGAACCTTGCATATTCCTCTAGCGAAGTATTAAGCGAAAGGCAATCATTACTATTATCTCAGAAACAACAGttgtttgaaaaagataGTTCTTCAAATAGTCATAGAAGTGTTTCTTCTGGATTTAGCAATAGAGATAGCAACGATGCAGGAACGGTTACAAACCCTACCTTAAGATCCAGTTCCATATCTGCAAGCAGTTTTAGAGAAGATGCCCTATCATTAGATGGACTAACATACTCAGCATCAGGAACAGGTCATGACCATactaataacaataatttaGGCAATAACTCAACAATGGAAGGAACATTGTTAACATTTAGCATGGGGATCCTGCCCATTACTATGGATTGTGATCCTGTGACGCAACTTTCACAATTATTCCAACAAGGTTCCTCATTATGTATCATCTTTAACGCAGTTAAGCCACAATTCAAGTTACCAGTAGTATCCTCCGATGATGTTAAGATCTGTAAGAAGTCTATCTACGATTTCATATTAGGTTGCAAGAAACATTTTGCATTCAATGATGAGGAATTATTTACAATATCTGACGTCTTTGCCAATTCCACCAGtcatttaatgaaagtCATTGACGTTGTTGAAACTCTAATGAACACAGCACCAGACGTTTTCCCACCTATTGAAAAACTTGAAGAAgcagaaagagaaaatggTTCTTCTAGCCCCACTACACCTACAGCTAGCAGCGATTACATCAAGatcatcaaagaatttGTTGCTACGGAGAGGAAATACGTTCATGATCTAGAAATATTAGAAAAATACAAGAATCAATTGCTCGAGAGCAATTTGATTACTTCGGAAGAATTATATATGCTTTTCCCTAATTTAGGTGACGCAATagattttcaaagaagGTTCTTAATATCTTTAGAAATGAACGCCCTTGTTGAACCTTCTAAGCAACGAATTGGGGCTCTTTTTATGcattcaaaatttttcttcaagttATATGAACCTTGGTCCATTGGTCAAAATGCAGCTATTGATTTCTTATCGTCTACTTTGGACAAGCTGACAAATGTAGATTTTGTTATCAATAACAAGTTAGAATTGCAATCGTTTCTTTATAAACCAGTGCAAAGACTATGTCGATATCCTCTTCTATTGAAAGAGCTTCTTTCCACTTTTAACAAAAATGAAAGTTCAAGCGGAAAGACATCGAGTGAACTAGAAATTGCTTTAGATATTTCTAAAAAAATTGCAAGAAGTATCAAtgaaaatcaaagaagGACAGAAAATCATCAAGTTGTAAAAAAGCTTTATGGGAGAGTTCTTAATTGGAAGGGGTATAGAATTACGAAATTCGGGGAGTTACTTTATTTCGATAAAGTGTTTATTTCCactaataattcaaatgaatcagAACGTGAATTTGATGTCTATCTTTTcgaaaaaattattattcttttctctgAGGTAACAAGCaaaaaatcttcttcactaattttaaaaaagaaaaacacTTCATCTACTTTAAACTCTACGTCCTCGTTgacattgaatttatcatcTAACAGCAGTTCTTCAAACCATGGTCAACAACCTAAGCataattcatttgataaCCATCACAATTCGTTATCTAACCTAAATGGTCTTTCATATGgtaataattctttaagCTCTACGGAACCAAAACTTGATTTGAGAGGTCGTATCATGATTATGAATCTAAATGAAATCAAACCAATAAAACCAAGATCATTAAGCATAACGTGGGAATCAGTAAAGGAACAAGGCAATTTCctattgaaatttaaaaatgaagaaacaagaGATAATTGGAGTTCGTGTTTACAATCCTTGGTACGTCGCATAAAGAGTGAATCTTACAAAAGTGTCCATAGTAATGAATTttcaacatcttcttctttagcATCCCCATCGTCAGGTGGTCATAGACACAATCATGATAGTGTTACCTCTGTAAATAGCGGTTACATGAAACACATTTCAGACATGTTGTCACCAGCAAGTAATCAACACAATAGTCACTATCATAATTCAAAAAGGGAGTCAGCGGttgataatgaaagtaAGATACTTTCAGAAAACTACAAAAATACAATTCCAGCAAATTCCATTCTCATAAgaatatcatttaattcaGATTTTTATACTGTCTTAATTGATTTAGATGCCACTgtggaaaaattattggagaTGGTAAGAAAGAAACTGAATCATTTGGGGAAAATTGCCAAAGTCAAATacaaagatgaagatggagATTATGTTATCTTAGAATCTGAAGATGATTGGATTGTAGCCAAAGAAATGTTAAATGACAATGACGAGAAGATGTTGAACGTATGGGCATATACATAA
- the CDC19 gene encoding pyruvate kinase CDC19 (ancestral locus Anc_7.45), producing MESRLARLTTLQVTAGDNLRRTSIIGTIGPKTNNPEVLVALRKAGLNIVRMNFSHGSYEYHQSVIENARKSEELYPGRPLAIALDTKGPEIRTGTTTGEVDYPIPPNHEMIFSTDEKYAKACDDKVMFVDYANITKVISKGKIIYVDDGVLSFEVLEVVDGKTLKVKSLNAGKICSHKGVNLPGTDVDLPALSEKDKADLRFGVKNGVHMVFASFIRTAQDVLTIREVLGEDGKDIKIVVKIENQQGVNNFDEILKVTDAVMVARGDLGIEIPAPEVLAVQKKLIAKSNLAGKPVICATQMLESMTYNPRPTRAEVSDVGNAILDGADCVMLSGETAKGNYPINAVTTMADTALIAEQAIAYQPLYDDLRNLTPKPTSTTETVAASAVAAVYEQKAKAIIVLSTSGTTPRLVSKYRPDCPIILVTRNPRAARFSHLSRGVFPFVYEADSVADWTEDVELRLKFGIEKAIEMGVMKKGDTYVSIQGFKAGEGHSNTLQVSNA from the coding sequence ATGGAATCCAGATTAGCCAGATTAACCACTTTACAAGTTACCGCCGGTGACAACTTAAGAAGAACCTCTATTATTGGTACTATTGGTCCAAAGACCAACAACCCAGAAGTCTTGGTTGCTCTAAGAAAGGCTGGTTTGAACATTGTCCGTATGAACTTCTCTCACGGTTCTTACGAATACCATCAATCCGTTATTGAAAACGCCAGAAAGTCTGAAGAACTTTACCCAGGTAGACCATTAGCTATTGCTTTGGACACCAAGGGTCCAGAAATCAGAACTGGTACCACCACCGGTGAAGTTGACTACCCAATTCCACCAAACCACGAAATGATCTTCTCTACTGATGAAAAGTACGCTAAGGCTTGTGATGACAAGGTTATGTTCGTCGACTACGCTAACATCACCAAGGTTATCTCCAAGGGTAAGATCATCTACGTCGATGACGGTGTGTTGTCTTTCGAAGTTTTGGAAGTCGTTGATGGTAAGACTTTGAAGGTTAAGTCCTTGAACGCCGGTAAGATCTGTTCTCACAAGGGTGTTAACTTACCAGGTACCGATGTCGATTTGCCAGCTTTGTCCGAAAAGGATAAGGCTGATTTGAGATTCGGTGTTAAGAACGGTGTCCACATGGTCTTCGCTTCTTTCATTAGAACCGCTCAAGATGTTTTGACCATCAGAGAAGTCTTAGGTGAAGATGGTAAGGACATCAAGATTGTTGTCAAGATTGAAAACCAACAAGGTGTTAACAACTTCGACGAAATCTTGAAGGTCACTGATGCCGTTATGGTTGCCAGAGGTGATTTAGGTATTGAAATTCCAGCCCCAGAAGTCTTAGCTGtccaaaagaaattgattgCTAAGTCTAACTTGGCCGGTAAGCCAGTTATCTGTGCTACCCAAATGTTGGAGTCTATGACTTACAACCCAAGACCAACCAGAGCTGAAGTTTCCGATGTCGGTAACGCTATCTTGGATGGTGCTGACTGTGTTATGTTGTCTGGTGAAACCGCCAAGGGTAACTACCCAATCAATGCTGTCACCACCATGGCTGACACTGCTTTGATTGCTGAACAAGCCATTGCTTACCAACCATTGTACGATGACTTGAGAAACTTGACTCCAAAGCCAACTTCTACCACTGAAACCGTTGCTGCTTCCGCTGTTGCCGCTGTCTACGAACAAAAGGCCAAGGCTATCATTGTCTTGTCTACTTCCGGTACCACTCCAAGATTGGTCTCCAAGTACAGACCAGACTGTCCAATTATCTTGGTTACCAGAAACCCAAGAGCTGCTAGATTCTCTCACTTGTCTAGAGGTGTTTTCCCATTCGTCTACGAAGCTGACTCCGTTGCTGACTGGACTGAAGATGTCGAATTGAGATTGAAGTTCGGTATTGAAAAGGCCATCGAAATGGGTGTCATGAAGAAGGGTGACACTTACGTCTCCATTCAAGGTTTCAAGGCTGGTGAAGGTCACTCCAACACTTTGCAAGTCTCTAACGCttaa